In the genome of Clostridium cylindrosporum DSM 605, one region contains:
- the ribD gene encoding bifunctional diaminohydroxyphosphoribosylaminopyrimidine deaminase/5-amino-6-(5-phosphoribosylamino)uracil reductase RibD, which produces MNKKYMKIAIDLAKKGKGKVNPNPLVGAVIVKNEKIIAEGYHMVYGEAHAEVNAFNNATCDVEGATMYVTLEPCSHFGKTPPCADKIIEKKIKRVVIGSLDPNPLVAGNGIKKLKEAGIEVEAGVLESECNELNEVFMKYIVSKKPFVVMKCAMSLDGKIATSYGESKWITGEASRGDVHETRNELSGIMVGVNTVIKDNPELTCRIENGRNPVRIIVDSTLRIPLESKVVTEVYKAKTIIATTKKASEDKIKILEDKGVTILIVNLKNDKVDLNDLMIKLGELKIDSILLEGGATLNFSALDEGIVDKVQMYIAPKIIGGEMSKTPVGGNGIEALKDAYKLRNLTTRVLGDDILIEGYIE; this is translated from the coding sequence ATGAATAAAAAATATATGAAAATAGCTATAGATTTAGCTAAGAAAGGGAAAGGTAAAGTTAATCCTAATCCATTGGTTGGTGCAGTTATTGTAAAAAATGAAAAGATAATTGCTGAAGGATACCATATGGTATATGGTGAGGCTCACGCTGAAGTTAATGCATTTAATAATGCAACCTGCGATGTAGAGGGAGCTACGATGTATGTTACTTTAGAGCCTTGTTCCCACTTTGGTAAGACTCCACCTTGCGCAGATAAAATTATAGAAAAAAAGATTAAAAGAGTTGTAATAGGCTCTCTTGATCCAAATCCTCTTGTAGCTGGAAATGGGATTAAAAAGCTTAAAGAAGCAGGAATAGAGGTCGAAGCAGGTGTTTTAGAGAGTGAATGTAATGAATTAAATGAAGTTTTTATGAAGTATATAGTTTCTAAAAAGCCTTTCGTGGTTATGAAATGCGCAATGTCACTTGATGGTAAGATAGCTACTTCATATGGAGAGTCAAAGTGGATAACAGGAGAAGCCTCAAGAGGAGATGTACACGAGACTCGAAATGAACTATCTGGAATAATGGTTGGAGTAAATACGGTTATAAAAGATAATCCTGAATTAACATGTAGAATTGAAAATGGTAGAAATCCAGTAAGAATAATTGTAGATAGCACCCTTAGAATTCCACTTGAATCAAAGGTTGTTACTGAAGTGTATAAAGCAAAAACAATTATTGCTACAACTAAGAAAGCCAGTGAAGATAAGATAAAGATCTTAGAAGATAAGGGAGTAACTATTTTAATAGTTAATTTGAAAAACGATAAAGTGGACCTAAACGATTTAATGATAAAACTTGGAGAACTAAAAATAGATAGCATTCTTTTAGAAGGTGGTGCAACGCTGAATTTCTCAGCTCTTGATGAAGGAATAGTAGATAAGGTACAAATGTACATTGCACCTAAGATAATAGGTGGGGAAATGTCAAAGACCCCAGTAGGTGGAAATGGCATAGAAGCTTTAAAGGATGCATATAAACTTCGAAATTTAACTACAAGAGTTTTAGGGGATGATATCTTAATTGAAGGTTATATAGAATAG
- a CDS encoding chemotaxis protein CheA, translating into MSNEINEGRDSLLEIFIFETCQLVEQLENLFVSVEDNNELSTEDINETFRIMHTIKGSSAMMGLNNISKLANKVEDIFYFIRENKSIKVNYSNIYDTLIKSVDFIKGEMDKIQAGENTDGDENDLVKELEKCLESIKKGESSTESIEIKDEKMYMVKVFFEEDCHMENMRAFNLLKKLEEVSRIISYKPSDITENNESSEVIIKNGFQVYFDTLLKSEEIGKLVEEVLFVKSYEIKEEKDMLDNSKSKGTSKKENITIKPNQKNSLVTVSVSKLDKLMDFVGEIVIAESMVIKNPELKNLQLDGFFKAARQLSKLTNELQDIVMSIRMIPVASIFQKMHRIVKDMCKKLNKDVELIIIGEDTEVDKNIIDNLSDPLMHLIRNAMDHGIETVDVREAKGKPPKGKLVLEAKNTGGDVIITISDDGKGLNKDIILEKAISKGLIKKIDEKLSDKEIFQLIFMPGLSTKEKVTEYSGRGVGLDVVKKNIGQVGGSISLDSMLGKGTTLTIRIPLTLAIVGGMQVKVGKGIYTIPTTSVRESFRVEAKDIILDGQGNEMLMLRGNCYPVIRLHQHFNEVTKIQDLCDGIVVMVESDDRVVCLFADRLIGEQQVVVKALPPYLIEYDIRSSGVGGCTILGDGSISLIIDVMTLINKYLS; encoded by the coding sequence ATGTCAAATGAAATAAATGAGGGTAGAGACTCACTTTTGGAAATCTTTATTTTTGAAACTTGTCAGTTAGTTGAGCAGCTTGAAAATCTATTTGTTTCTGTAGAGGATAATAATGAATTGAGTACAGAGGATATAAATGAAACTTTTAGAATTATGCATACTATAAAGGGAAGTTCAGCGATGATGGGGCTTAATAACATTTCAAAGCTGGCAAATAAGGTAGAAGATATCTTTTATTTTATAAGAGAAAATAAATCTATTAAGGTTAATTATTCTAATATTTATGATACTTTGATAAAGTCTGTAGATTTTATTAAAGGTGAAATGGATAAGATTCAAGCAGGTGAAAATACAGATGGTGATGAAAATGACCTTGTAAAGGAATTAGAAAAATGTTTAGAATCAATAAAAAAAGGTGAAAGCTCTACAGAATCAATAGAAATAAAAGATGAGAAAATGTATATGGTAAAGGTGTTTTTTGAAGAGGATTGCCATATGGAGAATATGAGGGCATTTAATCTTCTTAAGAAATTAGAGGAAGTGTCTAGAATTATTAGTTATAAACCTAGTGACATTACTGAAAATAACGAAAGTAGTGAAGTTATTATAAAAAATGGTTTTCAAGTATACTTTGATACGCTTCTTAAAAGTGAAGAGATAGGTAAATTAGTAGAAGAAGTACTATTTGTTAAATCCTATGAAATAAAAGAAGAAAAGGATATGTTAGACAATTCTAAATCAAAGGGTACTTCAAAAAAAGAAAATATAACAATTAAACCTAATCAAAAAAACAGTTTGGTAACTGTAAGTGTCTCAAAGCTTGATAAACTAATGGATTTTGTAGGGGAAATAGTTATTGCAGAATCCATGGTTATAAAGAATCCAGAATTAAAAAACCTTCAATTAGATGGCTTTTTTAAGGCAGCAAGGCAGTTAAGTAAGCTAACAAATGAACTTCAAGATATAGTTATGTCTATTAGAATGATACCAGTTGCTTCAATCTTTCAAAAAATGCATAGGATTGTAAAGGATATGTGCAAAAAGCTTAATAAAGACGTTGAGTTAATTATTATAGGGGAAGATACAGAAGTAGATAAAAATATAATTGATAATTTATCTGATCCATTAATGCACCTTATCAGAAATGCTATGGACCATGGAATAGAAACTGTAGATGTGAGAGAAGCAAAAGGAAAACCCCCAAAGGGAAAACTTGTTTTAGAGGCTAAAAATACCGGGGGAGATGTTATTATAACTATATCTGATGATGGGAAGGGTCTAAATAAGGATATCATCTTGGAAAAAGCAATTAGTAAAGGTTTAATTAAAAAAATAGATGAAAAATTAAGTGATAAGGAAATTTTTCAACTTATATTTATGCCAGGACTTTCAACAAAGGAAAAGGTTACAGAGTATTCAGGTAGAGGGGTAGGGCTTGACGTTGTTAAGAAAAATATAGGACAAGTAGGAGGAAGTATTTCGCTAGATAGTATGCTAGGCAAGGGTACAACACTTACAATAAGAATTCCACTTACTCTTGCGATAGTAGGTGGAATGCAGGTGAAGGTTGGTAAAGGTATCTATACAATTCCAACAACAAGTGTAAGAGAATCTTTTAGAGTTGAAGCTAAGGATATTATTTTAGATGGTCAAGGTAATGAAATGCTTATGTTAAGAGGAAACTGTTATCCTGTTATAAGATTACATCAACATTTTAATGAGGTAACAAAGATACAAGACTTATGTGATGGTATAGTTGTTATGGTTGAAAGTGATGATAGGGTTGTTTGCCTATTCGCAGATAGATTAATAGGAGAACAACAGGTAGTTGTTAAGGCACTTCCACCATATCTTATAGAATATGATATAAGAAGTAGTGGAGTTGGTGGATGTACTATACTTGGAGATGGTAGCATTAGCCTTATAATAGATGTTATGACTCTTATAAATAAATATTTATCTTAA
- a CDS encoding protein-glutamate methylesterase/protein-glutamine glutaminase produces MGQFKKIKILIVEDSLVFQQVLKRALSSDPTLEVVGFAKDPYEARDKIIDLKPDLLTLDIEMPKMNGIEFLQKLIPQYPIPVIVVSSASKRVFDVLQAGAIDYVAKPSWDRKGDMESFKNELINRIKIASTAKIGISTKRDNKGYVSSLRVMTNNSKIVIAIGASTGGTDAIHDIITKFPVDMPGIVVVQHMPPVFTKMYAERLNGISNLEVKEAVSGDVIRPGRVLIAPGDFQMKVIRERDNYLVSCYKGEKVSGHCPSVDVLFDSVADKVGENAIGVILTGMGSDGARGLRNIRDKGGFTIGQDEKSSVVYGMPMVAFNIGAVERELPLERIPQTIIEYLARGVGKDVK; encoded by the coding sequence ATGGGGCAATTTAAGAAGATAAAAATATTAATAGTGGAGGACTCTTTAGTTTTTCAGCAAGTTCTTAAAAGAGCACTTTCAAGTGACCCTACTTTAGAGGTTGTAGGATTTGCTAAGGACCCCTATGAGGCAAGGGATAAGATAATAGATCTGAAGCCAGACCTTTTAACTTTAGATATAGAAATGCCTAAAATGAATGGAATAGAATTTTTACAAAAATTAATTCCACAATACCCTATACCAGTAATTGTAGTAAGCTCGGCAAGTAAGAGGGTTTTCGATGTTTTACAAGCGGGTGCTATAGACTATGTTGCAAAACCATCATGGGATAGAAAAGGAGATATGGAGAGCTTCAAAAATGAGTTGATAAATCGTATAAAAATAGCGTCAACAGCTAAAATTGGAATATCAACGAAAAGAGATAACAAGGGCTATGTTAGTAGTTTAAGGGTTATGACAAATAATAGTAAAATAGTTATAGCTATTGGAGCATCTACTGGAGGAACAGATGCAATTCATGATATTATTACAAAGTTTCCGGTGGATATGCCAGGAATTGTAGTAGTTCAGCACATGCCACCTGTATTTACTAAAATGTATGCAGAAAGGTTAAATGGAATTAGTAATCTTGAGGTTAAGGAAGCTGTAAGTGGGGATGTAATAAGGCCTGGAAGGGTACTTATTGCTCCAGGTGATTTTCAGATGAAAGTAATTAGGGAAAGGGATAATTATTTAGTGAGTTGTTATAAAGGAGAAAAGGTAAGTGGACATTGCCCCTCTGTTGATGTTCTATTTGATTCTGTTGCTGATAAAGTAGGGGAAAATGCTATAGGAGTCATACTGACAGGAATGGGAAGTGATGGTGCTCGAGGACTGCGTAATATAAGAGATAAGGGCGGATTCACAATAGGCCAAGATGAAAAAAGCTCTGTAGTATATGGTATGCCAATGGTTGCCTTTAATATAGGTGCAGTTGAAAGAGAGCTTCCCCTAGAAAGAATACCACAAACAATTATAGAGTATTTAGCAAGGGGTGTGGGTAAAGATGTCAAATGA
- a CDS encoding CheR family methyltransferase produces the protein MLTISNMEFERLCQYIKRYYGINLYNKRNIIEGRLSGYILERGYKGFGEYLEKVFNDHTGKEISFLVEKLTTNHTYFMREWEHFEYYKNKVLPYFSNILKERDLRVWSAGCSSGEEPYTLAMINKDYFKGKGGAWDTKILATDISDKVIAQGVKGVYTEENIKDLKPEWKREYLNNVGNGNYAISDEIKKEVIFRSFNLMEQNFPFKKKFHVIFCRNVMIYFDTSTKVKLINKFYESTEVGGYLFIGHSESLAYHNTNYKYIMPAVYRKE, from the coding sequence ATGCTGACTATAAGTAATATGGAGTTTGAAAGACTCTGTCAGTATATTAAAAGGTATTATGGGATTAATTTATATAACAAACGTAACATTATAGAGGGAAGATTAAGTGGCTACATTTTAGAGAGGGGATACAAGGGATTTGGTGAGTATTTAGAAAAGGTTTTTAACGACCATACAGGTAAAGAAATAAGTTTTCTAGTAGAAAAACTTACAACAAATCACACTTATTTTATGAGAGAATGGGAGCACTTTGAATACTATAAAAATAAGGTTCTCCCTTATTTTTCAAATATATTAAAGGAGAGAGATTTAAGGGTATGGAGTGCAGGATGCTCTAGTGGAGAGGAACCATATACTTTAGCTATGATTAACAAGGACTATTTTAAAGGAAAAGGTGGAGCATGGGATACTAAAATACTTGCAACAGATATTTCAGATAAGGTTATAGCTCAAGGAGTAAAAGGTGTATATACAGAGGAGAACATTAAAGATCTAAAGCCTGAATGGAAAAGAGAATATCTTAATAATGTTGGGAATGGCAATTATGCAATTTCAGATGAAATTAAAAAAGAGGTTATTTTTAGAAGTTTTAATTTAATGGAACAAAACTTCCCATTTAAGAAAAAGTTTCACGTTATATTTTGTAGAAATGTGATGATATATTTTGATACCTCAACAAAAGTAAAACTTATAAACAAATTTTATGAGAGTACTGAGGTTGGAGGATATCTTTTTATAGGTCACTCAGAATCACTTGCTTATCACAATACTAATTATAAGTATATAATGCCAGCAGTATATAGAAAGGAGTAG
- a CDS encoding methyl-accepting chemotaxis protein, giving the protein MNRFSNLKIKNKLILTFIVVITLVGSIILIAYSGINKMSELDNQLFYENVKPIGDISEVTLSFQKQRVNTRQMILSETQEERQSQYNQIIQERKKIKVAMERYINTNPTQEEKDNYEEYLNVDKEYLSITDKVLKLCLEGKIDEVKPYMRDGSILVQLASKEQAILEKAIEMSMKNAKEKANNNTLVGKSTVKNMLITMTIIDILAIAIAIFLSRKITQPLNEVVEAANKVAKGDLNVTLEAKSNDEIGMLSKSISTMIENLKVFVKDSYTTSQQVAEGSRQIADSSTVLSEGAIEQASSIEELNTSLTDIAKQTKQNAKSAGSAKEMSIVVKESAVKGNELMHDMLEAMQEINKASEDISKIIKVIDDIAFQTNILALNAAVEAARAGQHGKGFAVVAEEVRNLAARSAEAAKETTLKIEDSIKKAENGKNIANETAEALDNIVKGIEKTASSVEEIAKSSTEEAVAIDQINKGIEQLSQVVQRNSAAAQEGAASSEELYAQAEILKEMVGKLTLDEVSESSDGIKTSSIEKSSVNKSHEKPQIILSDRDYGKY; this is encoded by the coding sequence ATGAATAGGTTTAGTAACCTAAAAATTAAAAACAAGCTTATATTAACTTTTATTGTCGTAATAACTTTAGTAGGAAGTATAATACTAATCGCATATTCAGGTATTAATAAAATGAGTGAACTTGATAATCAGTTGTTTTATGAGAATGTTAAACCTATAGGTGATATATCAGAAGTCACTTTATCTTTTCAAAAGCAACGTGTTAATACAAGGCAAATGATTCTTTCTGAAACACAAGAGGAGAGACAGTCTCAGTATAATCAAATAATTCAAGAAAGAAAAAAGATTAAAGTAGCAATGGAGAGATATATAAATACTAATCCTACACAGGAGGAGAAAGATAACTATGAGGAGTATCTTAATGTAGATAAAGAATATTTAAGTATAACAGATAAAGTCCTTAAACTATGCTTAGAGGGAAAAATAGATGAGGTAAAACCTTATATGAGGGATGGTAGCATACTAGTTCAGCTTGCAAGTAAGGAACAAGCTATTTTAGAAAAGGCTATAGAAATGAGTATGAAAAACGCAAAGGAGAAGGCTAATAACAATACATTAGTTGGAAAAAGTACAGTTAAGAATATGCTAATTACTATGACGATCATAGATATTTTAGCAATAGCTATTGCAATTTTCCTAAGTAGAAAAATTACACAGCCTTTAAACGAGGTTGTTGAAGCTGCAAATAAGGTTGCAAAGGGAGACCTAAATGTAACTTTAGAAGCAAAGAGTAATGATGAAATAGGAATGCTATCTAAATCTATATCAACTATGATAGAAAACTTAAAAGTATTTGTTAAGGATAGCTATACAACGTCACAGCAAGTAGCAGAGGGTTCAAGACAAATTGCAGATTCTAGTACAGTTTTATCAGAGGGAGCAATTGAGCAAGCAAGTAGCATAGAGGAGCTTAATACTTCATTGACGGATATAGCAAAGCAAACAAAGCAAAATGCTAAAAGTGCAGGTTCTGCTAAGGAAATGTCTATAGTCGTAAAGGAAAGTGCGGTAAAAGGTAATGAATTAATGCATGATATGTTAGAGGCAATGCAGGAGATAAATAAGGCATCTGAGGATATTTCAAAAATAATTAAGGTTATAGATGATATAGCATTCCAAACTAATATATTAGCACTTAATGCAGCGGTTGAAGCTGCAAGGGCAGGTCAACATGGTAAGGGATTCGCTGTTGTTGCAGAGGAAGTTAGAAATCTAGCAGCTAGAAGTGCAGAGGCAGCTAAGGAAACAACACTTAAAATAGAGGACTCCATAAAGAAGGCTGAAAATGGAAAGAATATTGCAAATGAAACAGCTGAGGCGCTTGATAATATTGTTAAGGGTATAGAAAAGACAGCTTCTTCAGTAGAAGAAATAGCAAAGTCATCTACTGAAGAAGCGGTAGCAATTGATCAGATTAATAAGGGAATAGAGCAGCTATCCCAGGTAGTTCAAAGAAACTCAGCGGCAGCTCAGGAGGGGGCAGCGAGTAGTGAAGAGTTATATGCCCAGGCAGAAATATTAAAGGAAATGGTAGGTAAGTTAACTTTAGATGAGGTTAGTGAGAGTAGTGATGGAATAAAAACTTCGTCTATAGAAAAGAGTTCTGTAAATAAATCCCACGAAAAACCACAAATTATTTTAAGTGATAGGGACTATGGCAAATATTAA